One genomic window of Anthonomus grandis grandis chromosome 3, icAntGran1.3, whole genome shotgun sequence includes the following:
- the LOC126733931 gene encoding uncharacterized protein LOC126733931, protein MQHFREYSNPLKANKVLLLVDGHASHKTLDVTRFAKENGIEMICFPPHCTHRLQPLDVCFFRPLKTFYDQDVTKWLKCHPGRTVSSYQIGGLFAAAYGKAATNQNAVSGLIKTGKWPLNPDIFPDYLFNPAMVTDRYQDSDTQVANHSLNINNISVIRPQDISPLPSSSGIQANPRKRKAEGTKVLTSTPILEELKAREAEKQAAEFRKAAKRTKKNLTHLVESPLSLKEVIQIKEVAKESKNRITRKAAIVASEHFVPMDESSDNEEPFQDEDDEDDLYCNSLYSMSKSKEPWVRSCSK, encoded by the coding sequence ATGCAACATTTTAGAGAATATTCTAATCCTTTAAAGGCAAATAAAGTGTTACTTCTGGTTGATGGACATGCTAGCCATAAAACTCTAGATGTTACAAGATTTGCTAAAGAAAATGGAATAGAAATGATATGCTTCCCACCTCATTGCACCCACCGGCTGCAACCTTTAGATGTGTGCTTTTTTAGgccattaaaaacattttatgatcAAGATGTTACAAAATGGCTAAAATGTCATCCAGGCAGAACTGTTTCTTCATATCAGATCGGTGGGTTATTTGCTGCAGCATATGGAAAAGCAGCTACAAATCAAAATGCTGTAAGTGGGCTTATAAAAACAGGAAAATGGCCGCTAAACCCAGATATATTTCCTGATTATCTGTTTAACCCTGCAATGGTCACAGATAGATATCAAGATAGTGATACTCAAGTGGCTAACCATTCattgaatataaacaatatttcagtTATTCGCCCACAAGACATTTCCCCTCTTCCAAGTTCATCCGGGATACAAGCAAACCCAAGAAAGCGGAAGGCAGAAGGAACCAAAGTGCTTACGAGTACCCCAATATTAGAGGAACTTAAAGCTAGAGAAGCGGAAAAACAAGCTGCTGAATTTCGCAAAGCCGCGAAacgaaccaaaaaaaatttaactcatTTAGTCGAAAGTCCCTTAAGTTTAAAAGAAGTTATTCAAATCAAAGAAGTTGCCAAAGAAAGTAAAAACCGCATAACACGTAAGGCTGCCATAGTAGCATCCGAACACTTTGTCCCAATGGACGAAAGCTCTGATAATGAAGAGCCGTTTCAAGATGAAGACGACGAAGATGATCTATATTGTAACAGTTTGTACTCTATGTCCAAGTCCAAGGAACCATGGGTTAGATCGTGCTCGAAATGA